A portion of the Chloroflexaceae bacterium genome contains these proteins:
- a CDS encoding homoserine kinase, whose amino-acid sequence MLTPGDVKRALQHYDLGTVRSVRPASHGAVNETAFVETSSGRYVVRRNQRATGWGKIELRHRLLNWLRIRGFPSPRLIPARNGDNAVEVDGRVFEVFTFIDGDEFNIDRPAHISGTGSILARYHRTVADFPHLPPPEAPRYNPGSLLGLIERLMQRDIMGELAEPLNWYDRRAAYLRSVLPDEAYADLPHVLIHGDMHRDNVIFRGDAVAALIDFDQVTVDARIVDLADALVDFTVGATPPDWFPWGVYAGPLDPQRARLLLEGYHTIAPLTDAERKALPVLVEVIWLQGNLRRVLGTSDAEPDYHLEVLHQGRRLSRWLQEHPDVLNVEASEEENTVTLSLR is encoded by the coding sequence ATGCTTACTCCTGGCGACGTTAAGCGCGCCTTACAACATTATGACCTCGGAACGGTCCGTTCGGTGCGTCCGGCATCACATGGGGCAGTCAACGAAACCGCGTTCGTGGAAACGAGCAGCGGGCGCTATGTGGTGCGCCGCAACCAGCGGGCCACGGGATGGGGCAAGATCGAACTGCGGCATCGGTTGCTCAACTGGCTGCGTATTCGCGGCTTTCCCAGCCCGCGCCTGATCCCCGCGCGCAATGGCGACAACGCCGTCGAAGTGGACGGCCGCGTCTTCGAGGTCTTCACATTCATTGACGGCGACGAGTTCAACATCGACCGGCCAGCGCACATCAGCGGCACGGGGAGCATTCTCGCCCGCTACCATCGCACCGTGGCCGATTTTCCCCACCTGCCGCCGCCCGAAGCGCCGCGCTATAATCCCGGCTCGCTCCTCGGCCTGATCGAGCGCCTGATGCAGCGAGACATTATGGGGGAGCTCGCCGAACCGCTCAACTGGTACGATCGCCGCGCCGCCTATCTGCGGAGCGTGCTTCCCGACGAGGCCTACGCCGACCTGCCACACGTGCTGATCCACGGGGACATGCACCGTGATAATGTCATCTTCCGCGGCGATGCCGTGGCCGCGCTGATTGACTTTGACCAGGTAACGGTGGACGCGCGGATCGTGGACCTGGCCGACGCGCTGGTGGATTTTACCGTCGGCGCCACCCCGCCTGACTGGTTTCCCTGGGGCGTGTACGCCGGCCCCCTCGACCCGCAACGGGCCAGGCTGCTCCTGGAAGGGTACCATACTATCGCGCCGCTGACCGACGCCGAGCGCAAGGCCCTTCCCGTACTGGTCGAGGTGATCTGGCTCCAGGGCAACCTGCGCCGCGTGCTGGGCACCTCCGACGCGGAACCCGATTATCATCTCGAAGTGCTGCACCAGGGTCGCCGGCTTTCCCGGTGGCTCCAGGAGCACCCCGATGTCCTCAACGTCGAGGCAAGCGAAGAGGAGAACACGGTTACGTTATCATTGCGCTAG
- a CDS encoding serine/threonine protein kinase, with protein MAHVHQTIRLDQSELAAGAVLGARFRLEAQIGQGGQALVFQAVDLRRGGAPVAVKIARQDLGADARREAEEVLRREAGLLRRLRHPALPRLYGLERGPQRVWLARELVPGQPLNVLARQGPWPWRQVQLWAAHLCDLLTFLHTCEPPVVVGDLKPANLVWRPDGSLALIDLGAAHTLTRRPPRASRPRHGTPGYAPPEQLGGRSFDERADVFALAVTCYELLTGHDPAAAPLQFNFEDLERVAPLLADGLRSALAFDLAERCPTAAVLRSRLGTPAPPRRLFLGGGSELSDRRDLEMALQRAPQALAGAVADGSLERWLAAHPDDGLGALRYRLRLARLAAPPHTDPLDLLLAALAPPEGSGLLQVTPTHLDLGAIPLRSWRVWSQPRVLTLTNAALTPLSWELECPAQPDADVRVLVAGKAQRRTAGVLAAGEQTRLEIVAMGKTGARSSALRLRCGKHYWSIPWEAQVRPGVPLAGRHVERLEDLDLRHPDLAPALEALLEQGVLTRWLGAIQRRDLAREIGSALPHTLDALQRRLLVGRILHTLAPDRFPMLQIRGLNETAARPLIAGEPTYALIEIDNLAAPEVPLVCRSHTSWVEVAAAPATLEAWSTSRIALRLLPPADLHGPQEVALRLAAGALPLTITIPVRINPARWWQRLRRMFRVS; from the coding sequence ATGGCCCATGTCCATCAAACCATACGCCTCGATCAAAGCGAACTGGCCGCCGGCGCGGTGCTGGGGGCGCGCTTTCGCCTGGAGGCGCAGATCGGCCAGGGCGGCCAGGCATTGGTCTTTCAGGCCGTCGATCTACGCCGCGGCGGCGCGCCGGTGGCAGTGAAGATCGCTCGCCAGGATCTGGGGGCCGATGCCCGGCGCGAGGCCGAGGAGGTGCTGCGCCGGGAGGCCGGGTTGCTGCGGCGGCTGCGGCATCCCGCGCTGCCGCGCCTGTACGGCCTGGAGCGCGGGCCGCAGCGCGTCTGGCTTGCCCGCGAGCTGGTTCCCGGCCAGCCGCTCAACGTTCTGGCCCGCCAGGGGCCCTGGCCCTGGCGCCAGGTGCAGCTCTGGGCGGCCCATCTGTGCGATCTGCTCACCTTTCTCCACACCTGCGAGCCGCCGGTGGTGGTCGGCGACCTCAAGCCGGCCAATCTGGTGTGGCGTCCCGATGGCAGTCTGGCGTTGATTGACCTGGGGGCGGCGCACACCCTCACCCGACGCCCGCCGCGGGCGTCGCGCCCGCGCCATGGCACGCCCGGCTACGCGCCTCCCGAACAACTCGGCGGTCGCAGTTTCGACGAGCGCGCCGATGTCTTTGCCCTTGCCGTCACCTGTTATGAATTGCTCACCGGCCACGATCCAGCCGCGGCCCCGCTGCAATTCAACTTTGAGGATCTCGAACGGGTCGCGCCGCTCCTCGCCGACGGGCTGCGCTCGGCCCTGGCCTTCGATCTGGCCGAACGCTGCCCCACCGCGGCCGTCCTACGCTCACGGCTGGGCACCCCTGCGCCTCCACGACGCCTCTTTCTCGGAGGGGGATCGGAACTCAGCGACCGGCGCGATCTGGAGATGGCATTGCAGCGCGCCCCCCAGGCCCTTGCCGGGGCAGTGGCGGACGGCAGTCTGGAGCGCTGGCTCGCGGCCCATCCCGATGATGGCCTGGGCGCGCTGCGCTATCGCCTGCGCCTGGCGCGGCTCGCGGCTCCGCCGCACACCGATCCGCTCGACCTGCTGCTCGCGGCGCTGGCCCCGCCTGAAGGCAGCGGGTTGCTTCAGGTCACCCCGACACATCTGGACCTGGGGGCCATCCCCCTGCGCTCCTGGCGCGTCTGGAGCCAGCCGCGGGTGCTGACGTTAACCAATGCCGCGCTGACGCCGCTGTCCTGGGAGCTGGAGTGCCCGGCTCAACCGGATGCCGACGTGCGGGTGCTCGTCGCCGGCAAAGCGCAGCGCCGGACCGCCGGGGTGCTTGCCGCAGGGGAGCAGACGCGCCTGGAAATTGTGGCTATGGGCAAGACAGGCGCACGTTCCAGCGCGCTGCGCCTCCGCTGCGGCAAGCATTACTGGAGTATTCCGTGGGAAGCTCAGGTTCGACCGGGGGTGCCGCTGGCCGGCCGTCACGTGGAGCGGCTGGAGGATCTCGACCTCCGTCATCCTGACCTTGCGCCAGCGCTAGAGGCGCTGCTGGAGCAGGGCGTGCTCACACGCTGGCTGGGGGCCATCCAGCGGCGCGATCTGGCCCGCGAGATCGGAAGCGCCCTTCCGCACACGCTGGACGCGCTCCAGCGACGCCTGCTGGTGGGGCGCATCCTGCACACCCTTGCACCCGATCGCTTCCCTATGCTGCAGATACGCGGTCTGAATGAGACCGCGGCGCGTCCGCTCATCGCTGGCGAGCCGACCTATGCCCTGATCGAGATTGACAACCTGGCCGCGCCTGAGGTGCCTCTCGTTTGCCGGAGCCATACTTCCTGGGTTGAAGTGGCCGCCGCGCCCGCCACCCTCGAAGCCTGGTCCACCAGCCGCATCGCGCTGCGGCTGCTGCCCCCGGCTGACCTGCACGGCCCGCAGGAAGTCGCCCTGCGCCTGGCGGCCGGGGCGCTTCCCCTGACGATAACCATTCCGGTGCGGATCAACCCCGCGCGCTGGTGGCAGCGTCTCCGGCGGATGTTTCGAGTCTCCTGA
- a CDS encoding glycosyl hydrolase, with amino-acid sequence MTFRRILAIMSAALLFLATPTFVALPSAGAQPPVTTAVPREMIGMVARDPWYEFGTHPAYPNQPNYIAQERMGQILAEAGVRRVRVEFLVRDQGAGTFVEQIARYDYFINEVAPRHGLAVMGLLGFGLVDIDPRDRAYGLIAKTDTDPVYGGGVNPYMRLWLDRALQIMNRYQGRIAAYEILNEQNRLPAEQGFAGGEGIDPVVTGRLHTKLYRCFKRNECDHRSNDPAWRAGITLVIGGLHPRGSDVLLPSGRRLMNDRDYLAELYTSEPFSSYFSTYGAYPADALGYHPYPAEIRLAAPVEEEVGRIEQRLELLRLRLRQVLQATSPAAAEIPLWITEIGYNAAYQQQNSAGQAAFLRAVYRQMAARGDVAVVFWFKYEDFPPLSGPNAQHWGIVRIPFVEDPRCPGGACYDPRGEPAFRRGAYFALRELAGLPVERRFLPLAGR; translated from the coding sequence ATGACCTTCCGACGCATCCTGGCGATCATGAGCGCCGCGCTGCTCTTCCTGGCGACGCCGACGTTTGTCGCGTTGCCGTCTGCGGGAGCGCAACCGCCCGTCACCACCGCCGTGCCGCGTGAGATGATCGGCATGGTGGCCCGCGATCCGTGGTACGAGTTTGGCACCCATCCCGCCTACCCCAACCAGCCCAACTACATCGCTCAGGAGCGCATGGGACAGATCCTGGCTGAGGCGGGGGTGCGCCGGGTGCGCGTGGAGTTTCTGGTGCGCGACCAGGGCGCAGGCACGTTTGTCGAGCAGATCGCCCGCTACGACTACTTCATCAACGAGGTGGCCCCGCGCCACGGCCTGGCAGTGATGGGCTTGCTTGGCTTTGGCCTGGTGGATATTGACCCGCGCGATCGCGCCTACGGGCTGATTGCCAAGACCGACACCGACCCGGTCTATGGCGGAGGCGTGAACCCCTACATGCGCCTGTGGCTGGACCGGGCGCTACAGATTATGAACCGCTATCAGGGGCGCATCGCGGCCTACGAGATCCTCAACGAGCAGAATCGTCTGCCGGCCGAACAGGGCTTCGCCGGAGGCGAGGGGATCGACCCGGTCGTGACCGGTCGGCTGCACACCAAGCTGTACCGCTGCTTCAAGCGCAACGAGTGCGATCACCGCTCCAACGATCCTGCCTGGCGCGCAGGGATCACCCTGGTGATTGGCGGCCTGCATCCCAGGGGGAGCGATGTTCTTCTGCCGAGCGGGCGCCGCCTGATGAACGACCGCGACTACCTGGCGGAACTGTACACCTCCGAGCCGTTCAGCAGTTACTTCAGCACTTACGGAGCCTATCCCGCCGACGCCCTCGGCTACCATCCCTACCCTGCCGAGATCCGGCTCGCCGCACCGGTGGAAGAAGAAGTCGGGCGTATTGAACAACGCCTGGAACTGCTGCGGCTGCGGCTGCGCCAGGTCCTCCAGGCCACCAGCCCCGCAGCCGCCGAGATCCCCCTCTGGATCACCGAGATCGGCTACAACGCCGCGTATCAGCAGCAGAACAGCGCCGGGCAGGCCGCCTTTCTCCGCGCCGTCTATCGCCAGATGGCCGCTCGCGGCGATGTCGCGGTGGTGTTCTGGTTCAAGTACGAGGACTTTCCGCCGCTCAGCGGCCCAAACGCGCAACACTGGGGCATTGTGCGCATCCCCTTCGTCGAGGACCCGCGCTGCCCGGGCGGCGCCTGCTATGACCCCCGCGGCGAGCCGGCCTTTCGCCGCGGGGCCTACTTCGCCCTGCGCGAACTGGCTGGCCTTCCCGTCGAGCGACGCTTCCTGCCCCTGGCGGGACGCTGA
- a CDS encoding acyl-CoA-binding protein encodes MSDLKARFEQAAQEVQQLPRRPDNDALLKLYGLYKQATSGDVTGTRPGILDMQGRLKYDAWAKLKGLSAEQAMQDYIALVEHLKATIK; translated from the coding sequence ATGAGCGATCTGAAGGCCCGGTTCGAGCAGGCGGCGCAGGAGGTGCAGCAGCTTCCCCGGCGCCCTGACAACGACGCCCTGCTCAAACTCTACGGGTTGTACAAGCAGGCCACCAGCGGCGACGTAACCGGGACGCGTCCAGGCATTCTGGATATGCAGGGCCGTCTAAAGTACGATGCCTGGGCCAAACTGAAGGGTCTGAGCGCGGAGCAGGCCATGCAGGATTACATCGCCCTGGTGGAACACCTGAAGGCGACGATCAAGTAG
- a CDS encoding insulinase family protein, protein MPELIATPDGLRILVEELPHAYSVSVGCFVAAGARHEPDPQGGVAHFIEHMLFKGTERYPSARHISHAVEGVGGVLNASTAYESTVYYAKVATPHVDRALDVLSEMIRRPLFDLQELEKERRVIIEEIRGLQDTPGDWVHELLQQAMWAGSPLGRDIAGNVETVSALGREDLAAFWQRHYHRANLVVSVAGKISAAEAYDAVRAAFDGLPAGAPTPPQPRPAPRPGPRLTLLSRDIEQGNFCLGLPGLPYGDPDRRPLQVLDSILGGGMASRLFQMLREEHGLAYSVGSYHNELSDAGMWVIYGSVEPEALRDAVALCLEILRDLARNGVTADELEMVKEQVKGGLLLSLEDTWSVASRNGAHLLRYGHIAPVEQVIAEVEAVTAADVQRVARRLLRNEALHLAVIGPYDREDHEELQTLIATGLVRL, encoded by the coding sequence ATGCCAGAATTGATCGCCACTCCCGACGGTCTGCGCATCCTGGTAGAGGAACTGCCACACGCCTACTCGGTGTCGGTAGGCTGTTTCGTAGCCGCAGGCGCGCGCCACGAGCCCGATCCGCAGGGCGGCGTGGCGCACTTTATCGAGCACATGCTCTTCAAGGGCACTGAACGTTACCCCTCGGCGCGCCATATCTCGCATGCGGTCGAGGGGGTAGGCGGCGTGCTGAATGCCTCCACGGCCTACGAATCTACGGTTTACTACGCCAAGGTCGCCACCCCGCACGTGGATCGGGCGCTGGATGTGCTCAGCGAGATGATCCGCCGCCCGCTCTTCGATCTGCAAGAACTGGAGAAGGAGCGCCGAGTGATCATCGAGGAGATCCGCGGTCTCCAGGATACGCCCGGCGACTGGGTGCACGAGTTGCTGCAGCAGGCCATGTGGGCCGGCAGCCCGCTGGGGCGCGATATCGCCGGCAACGTCGAGACGGTCAGCGCCCTCGGGCGCGAGGATCTGGCCGCGTTCTGGCAGCGCCACTACCACCGCGCCAACCTGGTCGTCTCGGTGGCGGGCAAGATCAGCGCAGCGGAAGCGTATGATGCCGTGCGCGCGGCCTTCGACGGGTTGCCTGCCGGCGCGCCGACGCCCCCGCAGCCCCGCCCCGCGCCCCGACCCGGCCCTCGCCTGACCCTGCTCAGCCGGGATATCGAGCAGGGCAACTTCTGCCTCGGCCTGCCCGGTCTCCCCTACGGCGATCCTGATCGGCGCCCGTTGCAGGTGCTCGACTCGATCCTCGGCGGGGGGATGGCTTCGCGCCTGTTCCAGATGCTCCGCGAGGAGCACGGTCTCGCCTACAGCGTCGGCTCCTACCACAACGAACTCTCCGATGCCGGGATGTGGGTGATCTACGGCAGCGTCGAACCCGAAGCCCTGCGCGACGCGGTGGCTCTCTGCCTGGAGATCCTCCGCGATCTGGCGCGCAACGGCGTGACCGCCGATGAACTGGAGATGGTCAAAGAACAGGTCAAGGGAGGCTTGTTGCTCTCGCTCGAGGATACCTGGTCGGTCGCCTCGCGCAATGGGGCCCACCTGCTGCGCTATGGCCATATTGCGCCGGTCGAACAGGTGATCGCCGAAGTCGAGGCAGTGACCGCTGCCGACGTGCAGCGGGTGGCCCGGCGCCTGCTGCGCAACGAGGCGCTGCACCTGGCGGTCATCGGCCCCTACGACCGCGAGGATCACGAGGAGTTGCAGACCTTGATCGCCACCGGCCTGGTGCGCCTGTAG
- the groES gene encoding co-chaperone GroES, translated as MGDFRIRPLGDRVVVKPVEREEKTKGGIFLPDTASKERPMEGTVLAVGEGRRDDSGKLIPMNVKVGDKVLFAKYSGTEFKIDDVEYLILSEKDVLGIIQD; from the coding sequence ATGGGTGACTTCCGCATCCGGCCTCTCGGCGACCGCGTGGTGGTCAAGCCGGTGGAGCGTGAGGAGAAGACCAAGGGCGGTATCTTCCTGCCTGACACCGCCAGCAAGGAACGCCCCATGGAGGGCACGGTCCTTGCCGTTGGTGAGGGCCGTCGCGATGATAGCGGGAAGCTGATCCCGATGAACGTCAAGGTTGGCGACAAGGTGCTCTTCGCTAAATACAGCGGCACCGAGTTCAAGATTGACGATGTCGAGTACCTCATCCTTTCGGAGAAGGACGTTCTGGGCATCATCCAGGACTGA
- the groL gene encoding chaperonin GroEL (60 kDa chaperone family; promotes refolding of misfolded polypeptides especially under stressful conditions; forms two stacked rings of heptamers to form a barrel-shaped 14mer; ends can be capped by GroES; misfolded proteins enter the barrel where they are refolded when GroES binds): protein MPKQLSFNEEARRALKRGVDTIAEAVKTTLGPRGRNVAIDKKFGAPTVTHDGVTVAKEVELKDPFENMGAQLLKEAATKTNDVAGDGTTTATVLAQAIVNEGLKVVAAGANAMLLKRGLDRGAEALVAAIKASATPVRDRADIAHVATNSAADSEIGDLIAEVMEKVGKDGVITVEESKGVAFEKEYTEGMQFDRGYISGYMVTNVERQEAELDDPYILITDKKISSIQDILPVLEKVLQVTKNFVIIAEDVDGEALATLVVNKLRGTINALAVKAPGFGDRRKAMLQDIAILTGGTVISEEIGRKLDSATIEDLGRARKVVATKDDTTIVEGKGDEAAIRARIEQIRAQIETTTSDFDREKLQERLAKLAGGVAVIKVGAATEPELKEKKHRVEDALSATRAAVEEGIVPGGGVALINAIPALDSVKVEHDDEKVGLQILRRALEEPLRVLARNAGEDGSVIIANVRRLQEEKGDKTIGYNVLTGEYGSMIEQGIIDPVKVTRSAVQNAVSIAGMILTTEALITDMPEEKAPAGGAPGGMGGGMDF from the coding sequence ATGCCGAAGCAGCTTTCCTTCAATGAAGAGGCGCGGCGCGCCCTTAAGCGGGGCGTTGATACGATTGCCGAAGCGGTCAAGACCACCCTCGGTCCCCGGGGCCGCAACGTGGCAATTGACAAGAAGTTCGGCGCTCCTACCGTTACCCATGATGGGGTGACCGTAGCCAAAGAGGTTGAGCTTAAGGACCCCTTCGAGAACATGGGCGCCCAGCTCCTCAAGGAGGCGGCGACCAAGACCAACGACGTGGCCGGCGACGGCACCACTACCGCGACGGTGCTGGCCCAGGCGATTGTCAACGAGGGTCTGAAAGTCGTCGCCGCGGGCGCGAATGCGATGCTCCTCAAGCGCGGCCTCGACCGCGGCGCCGAGGCCCTGGTGGCGGCGATCAAGGCCAGCGCCACCCCGGTGCGCGACCGCGCCGACATTGCCCACGTTGCAACCAACTCGGCCGCCGATAGCGAGATCGGCGACCTGATCGCCGAGGTGATGGAGAAGGTCGGCAAGGACGGGGTGATCACCGTTGAGGAGTCCAAAGGCGTGGCCTTCGAGAAGGAATACACCGAAGGCATGCAGTTTGACCGGGGCTACATCTCGGGCTACATGGTCACCAATGTCGAGCGCCAGGAAGCCGAGCTCGACGACCCCTACATCCTCATTACCGATAAGAAGATCAGCAGCATCCAGGACATTCTCCCCGTACTTGAGAAGGTCCTGCAGGTCACCAAGAACTTTGTGATCATCGCCGAAGACGTGGACGGCGAGGCCCTGGCCACGCTGGTGGTCAACAAGCTGCGGGGCACGATCAATGCGCTGGCGGTCAAGGCGCCCGGGTTTGGCGATCGCCGCAAGGCCATGCTCCAGGATATCGCCATCCTCACCGGCGGTACGGTGATCAGCGAGGAGATCGGCCGCAAGCTCGATAGCGCCACCATTGAGGACCTGGGCCGCGCTCGCAAGGTGGTGGCCACCAAGGACGATACGACGATCGTCGAGGGCAAGGGCGATGAGGCGGCTATTCGCGCCCGCATCGAGCAGATCCGCGCCCAGATCGAGACGACCACCAGCGACTTCGACCGCGAGAAGCTGCAGGAGCGCCTGGCCAAGCTGGCCGGCGGCGTGGCGGTGATCAAGGTCGGCGCCGCCACCGAGCCGGAGCTGAAGGAGAAGAAGCACCGCGTTGAAGACGCCCTCTCGGCGACCCGCGCGGCGGTTGAAGAGGGCATCGTCCCCGGCGGCGGCGTCGCGCTGATCAACGCTATTCCCGCGCTCGACAGCGTGAAGGTCGAGCACGACGACGAGAAGGTCGGCCTGCAGATCCTCCGCCGCGCGCTGGAAGAGCCGCTGCGCGTGCTGGCCCGCAACGCCGGCGAGGACGGCTCGGTGATCATCGCCAATGTCCGCCGTCTGCAGGAGGAGAAGGGCGACAAGACCATCGGCTACAACGTGCTAACCGGCGAGTACGGCAGCATGATCGAGCAGGGCATTATTGACCCGGTGAAGGTGACCCGCAGCGCCGTGCAGAACGCCGTCTCGATTGCGGGGATGATCCTCACCACCGAGGCGCTGATCACCGACATGCCCGAAGAGAAGGCTCCCGCTGGCGGCGCACCCGGTGGCATGGGCGGCGGGATGGACTTCTAA
- the sppA gene encoding signal peptide peptidase SppA — protein MDTQTRPSAGRGWLIALSIIIGVVLACAILPLGGLWLVLRGGGGIAGAAGPLPVSRWEEQIVEGSGQDRIVIIEVSGVIGAPADAFGVQLSHEQLLSQIRQAERDERVKAVVLRVNSGGGGVVASSELHAALSRLREAGKTLVVSMGPAAASGGYYISTPAQRIYANPDTLTGSIGVILSLVNYEEAFERLGLATYVYKSGELKDIGSPTRPPTDEERRVLQSIVDEAFDGFVKVIVEGRGLPEARVRELADGRIYTGAQARELGLIDELGNLEEAIAGAKELAGLETALVVRYTRSSSLRALLAARLAAPSTQADPLGLRAITNPPTPYLEYRWLP, from the coding sequence ATGGACACGCAAACCAGACCATCCGCCGGGCGCGGCTGGTTGATCGCCCTCTCGATCATTATCGGTGTGGTTCTGGCCTGCGCCATTCTACCGCTGGGCGGGCTGTGGCTGGTGCTGCGCGGCGGAGGCGGAATAGCCGGCGCGGCGGGGCCGCTCCCCGTCAGCCGCTGGGAGGAGCAGATCGTCGAAGGATCGGGGCAGGACCGGATCGTCATCATCGAAGTGAGTGGCGTGATCGGCGCCCCCGCCGACGCCTTCGGCGTGCAACTCTCCCACGAACAACTGCTCAGCCAGATCCGCCAGGCCGAGCGCGACGAGCGCGTCAAGGCCGTGGTGCTGCGGGTGAACAGCGGCGGCGGCGGCGTGGTGGCGAGCAGCGAACTCCACGCCGCCCTGAGCCGTCTGCGCGAGGCGGGCAAGACCCTGGTCGTCTCGATGGGGCCTGCCGCCGCCAGCGGCGGCTACTACATCAGCACCCCGGCCCAGCGCATCTACGCCAATCCCGATACGCTGACCGGCAGCATTGGCGTCATCCTTTCGCTGGTCAACTATGAAGAAGCCTTCGAAAGGCTTGGGCTGGCCACCTATGTCTACAAATCGGGTGAACTAAAGGACATCGGTTCGCCGACCCGCCCACCGACCGACGAAGAGCGGCGCGTGCTCCAGTCCATCGTGGACGAGGCCTTTGACGGCTTCGTGAAGGTGATTGTCGAGGGCCGGGGGCTGCCGGAGGCGCGCGTGCGCGAGCTTGCCGACGGGCGGATCTACACTGGCGCTCAGGCGCGGGAGCTGGGGCTGATTGACGAACTCGGCAATCTGGAGGAGGCGATCGCCGGAGCAAAGGAACTGGCCGGCCTGGAGACGGCGCTGGTGGTGCGCTACACGCGGAGCAGTTCGCTGCGCGCCCTGCTGGCGGCGCGCCTGGCCGCGCCCTCTACTCAGGCCGATCCGCTGGGCCTGCGAGCGATTACCAATCCACCCACACCATATCTGGAGTACCGCTGGCTGCCGTGA
- a CDS encoding SGNH/GDSL hydrolase family protein gives MPKLLPAVLLALLVASIALNVYLFQQARMYYLLLNSTRLDPHGLGAFADEALPPQQPGRRVVVFFGDSRAAEWPAPDVTGDVIFVNRGIAGQTTAQVAGRFTRHVAPLGPDTVIVQVGINDLRTIPMFPEYRETIIRNCKANLRTIVGLALEAGVREVILTTVFLPGPLPLERRLLWGNEVTVAVSEVNAYIQSLAGDRVVVFDAAQILSHGATSTSGRYSRDYLHLNAEGYAALNRELTRLLDE, from the coding sequence ATGCCTAAACTCTTGCCTGCCGTCCTCCTGGCGCTCCTGGTCGCTTCAATCGCGCTCAATGTCTATCTGTTCCAGCAAGCGCGCATGTATTACCTCCTGCTCAATAGCACCCGCCTGGACCCGCATGGTCTCGGCGCGTTCGCCGATGAGGCTCTGCCGCCGCAGCAGCCGGGGCGGCGCGTAGTGGTGTTCTTCGGCGATTCGCGCGCCGCCGAATGGCCCGCACCCGATGTGACGGGAGACGTTATCTTTGTCAACCGCGGCATCGCCGGGCAGACAACCGCCCAGGTCGCCGGGCGTTTTACGCGCCATGTCGCACCATTAGGGCCGGATACGGTGATCGTGCAGGTTGGCATCAACGATCTGCGCACCATTCCGATGTTTCCTGAATACCGCGAAACGATCATTCGCAATTGCAAAGCCAACCTGCGGACGATCGTGGGTCTGGCGTTGGAGGCAGGGGTGCGAGAGGTCATCCTTACTACAGTCTTCCTCCCTGGCCCTCTGCCACTGGAACGCCGGCTCTTATGGGGAAACGAGGTGACGGTCGCGGTAAGCGAGGTCAACGCCTATATTCAATCCCTGGCAGGCGATCGGGTCGTGGTGTTCGATGCCGCGCAGATCCTCTCGCACGGCGCCACCAGCACGTCAGGGCGTTACAGCCGCGACTATCTGCACCTGAACGCGGAAGGGTACGCCGCGCTCAATCGGGAACTGACGCGCCTGCTGGACGAATGA
- a CDS encoding transcriptional repressor, giving the protein MSRYLDARRDILPPAVTDLAEQLAEAGYKVTGPRLAVLKAIVAHRGAFSVHELEQWLIARGESPGIASIFRTVRLLVELGLIQRIHGLDECHRYTLGSGHSHHLLCTHCGDMVRFDDCGMQALVQNLEQQTGYRIIAHLVELFGLCPRCQVVTAI; this is encoded by the coding sequence ATGAGCCGTTACCTGGATGCGCGCCGTGATATCCTGCCCCCGGCCGTTACCGATCTGGCCGAGCAGCTTGCCGAGGCGGGCTACAAGGTCACGGGGCCGCGACTGGCGGTGCTCAAGGCGATCGTGGCCCACCGCGGCGCCTTTAGCGTGCACGAGCTTGAGCAGTGGCTGATTGCCCGGGGCGAGTCACCGGGCATTGCCAGCATCTTCCGCACCGTGCGTCTGCTGGTGGAACTGGGGTTGATTCAGCGCATCCACGGGCTGGATGAGTGCCACCGCTACACGCTGGGGTCCGGTCACAGTCACCATCTGCTCTGCACCCATTGCGGCGACATGGTGCGCTTCGACGATTGCGGGATGCAGGCCCTCGTCCAGAATCTGGAACAACAGACCGGTTACCGCATCATCGCGCACCTGGTGGAACTTTTCGGCCTTTGCCCGCGCTGCCAGGTCGTTACGGCAATCTGA
- a CDS encoding zinc ribbon domain-containing protein — protein MPLYVYSCPECEIELEELRPAWRADDPVECPVCHGLCVRELPSFTVRSRAAAAPIYASPQHVARVMHGSGCPCCRPRRR, from the coding sequence ATGCCCCTGTACGTATATTCCTGCCCCGAGTGCGAGATTGAGCTGGAAGAATTGCGCCCGGCCTGGCGCGCCGACGATCCGGTGGAGTGTCCGGTGTGTCACGGGCTGTGCGTGCGCGAGCTGCCTTCGTTTACGGTACGATCGCGCGCCGCCGCGGCGCCGATCTATGCGTCGCCTCAGCACGTGGCGCGGGTAATGCATGGCTCTGGCTGCCCCTGTTGTCGTCCGCGCCGTCGCTGA